A region of Vitis vinifera cultivar Pinot Noir 40024 chromosome 15, ASM3070453v1 DNA encodes the following proteins:
- the LOC100265981 gene encoding Golgi SNAP receptor complex member 1-2 isoform X2 encodes MMDPNLDLQESGWEELRKEARKIEGDLDVKLSSYAKLGARFTQGGYVDTGSPTVSSSRSWKSMEMEIQSLLEKLLDTNDAMSRCAASAAPTTSVTQKLARHRDILHEFTQEFRRIKGNMNSMREHAELLSSVRDDISEYKASGSMSPRMQLLRERAAIHGSISHIDDVISQAQTTRAALNSQRTLFGDFQGKVKLLSDKFPIIRGLLGSIRRRRSRDTLILSAVIAACTLFLIIYWLSK; translated from the exons ATGATGGATCCGAATCTGGATTTGCAGGAATCGGGCTGGGAGGAACTCAGGAAGGAGGCTCGTAAGATCGAGGGGGATCTTGATGTGAAGCTATCTTCTTATGCTAAGCTTGGTGCTAGGTTCACCCAAGGAG GATATGTGGACACTGGATCACCCACTGTTAGCTCCAGCAGGTCATGGAAGTCCATGGAAATGGAGATCCAATCCTTGCTTGAGAAGCTACTTGATACAAATGATGCTATGAGCCGATGTGCTGCATCTGCTGCACCTACTACTTCTGTTACTCAGAAGCTAGCAAGGCATAGAGACATACTTCATGAGTTTACCCAG GAATTTAGACGGATCAAGGGAAACATGAACTCAATGAGGGAACATGCAGAGCTTCTGAGTTCTGTCAGGGATGATATCAGTGAATACAAG GCATCTGGGAGTATGTCACCTAGAATGCAGTTACTACGAGAGAGGGCTGCTATCCATGGAAGCATATCCCAT aTAGATGATGTGATTAGTCAAGCTCAAACGACAAGGGCTGCCTTGAACTCTCAAAGAACTTTGTTTGGGGATTTTCAAGGGAAAGTGAAACTATTAAGTGACAAGTTCCCTATAATCCGTGGCCTGCTTG GTTCAATCAGGAGGCGGCGATCAAGAGATACTCTCATTCTCTCTGCAGTGATCGCGGCTTGTACGTTGTTCTTGATTATCTATTGGCTTTCAAAATGA
- the LOC100265981 gene encoding Golgi SNAP receptor complex member 1-2 isoform X1: MMDPNLDLQESGWEELRKEARKIEGDLDVKLSSYAKLGARFTQGGYVDTGSPTVSSSRSWKSMEMEIQSLLEKLLDTNDAMSRCAASAAPTTSVTQKLARHRDILHEFTQEFRRIKGNMNSMREHAELLSSVRDDISEYKASGSMSPRMQLLRERAAIHGSISHIDDVISQAQTTRAALNSQRTLFGDFQGKVKLLSDKFPIIRGLLGILLKSSVVLKSIFLSSFINLAHHVCRFNQEAAIKRYSHSLCSDRGLYVVLDYLLAFKMTRHAIYCFGTITIVLS, from the exons ATGATGGATCCGAATCTGGATTTGCAGGAATCGGGCTGGGAGGAACTCAGGAAGGAGGCTCGTAAGATCGAGGGGGATCTTGATGTGAAGCTATCTTCTTATGCTAAGCTTGGTGCTAGGTTCACCCAAGGAG GATATGTGGACACTGGATCACCCACTGTTAGCTCCAGCAGGTCATGGAAGTCCATGGAAATGGAGATCCAATCCTTGCTTGAGAAGCTACTTGATACAAATGATGCTATGAGCCGATGTGCTGCATCTGCTGCACCTACTACTTCTGTTACTCAGAAGCTAGCAAGGCATAGAGACATACTTCATGAGTTTACCCAG GAATTTAGACGGATCAAGGGAAACATGAACTCAATGAGGGAACATGCAGAGCTTCTGAGTTCTGTCAGGGATGATATCAGTGAATACAAG GCATCTGGGAGTATGTCACCTAGAATGCAGTTACTACGAGAGAGGGCTGCTATCCATGGAAGCATATCCCAT aTAGATGATGTGATTAGTCAAGCTCAAACGACAAGGGCTGCCTTGAACTCTCAAAGAACTTTGTTTGGGGATTTTCAAGGGAAAGTGAAACTATTAAGTGACAAGTTCCCTATAATCCGTGGCCTGCTTGGTATATTACTGAAGTCATCTGTGGTACTGAAATCAATCTTCTTAAGTTCCTTCATTAATCTTGCACATCATGTTTGCAGGTTCAATCAGGAGGCGGCGATCAAGAGATACTCTCATTCTCTCTGCAGTGATCGCGGCTTGTACGTTGTTCTTGATTATCTATTGGCTTTCAAAATGACCAGACATGCAATTTATTGTTTTGGAACTATAACAATTGTGCTTTCCTAG